One genomic window of Vulpes vulpes isolate BD-2025 chromosome 11, VulVul3, whole genome shotgun sequence includes the following:
- the MMP26 gene encoding matrix metalloproteinase-26, which translates to MQAAILKVTVFLPWCLAFPVPPATDLKGLDFVKNYFHQLFLTKRELPLFTQEDKIQHLKQFHLNEAGLQDEQMLVVSRQPHCGGNDGAKDSTFPGSSTWDKHTLTYRIINYPRDINPSTVKNIMRNAVSIWSNVTPLIFQQVKSQDADIKISFWDLAHGDCWPFDGPGGVLGHAFLPNSRAPGVIHFDRGEHWSTSYRGFNLFLVAIHELGHSLGLLHSKSLNSIMYPRYVNRDPRTFHLDGDDIKRIQQLYGERCSSEMPQCWHRRIIQPGFQWLHWKTKNSKP; encoded by the exons ATGCAGGCTGCCATCTTAAAGGTTACTGTTTTCCTGCCTTGGTGCCTGGCCTTCCCAGTGCCCCCTGCTACAGACCTTAAAGGACTGGACTTTGTTAAG AACTATTTCCATCAGCTTTTCCTGACCAAGAGGGAGTTGCCACTCTTCACCCAAGAGGACAAGATACAGCACCTGAAGCAGTTCCATCTGAACGAGGCAGGCCTACAGGATGAGCAGATGCTGGTTGTGTCACGTCAGCCCCACTGTGGAGGAAATGATGGGGCTAAGGACTCCACTTTCCCAGGAAGTTCTACGTGGGATAAGCACACTCTGACCTACAG GATTATCAATTACCCAAGAGATATAAACCCATCCACAGTGAAAAATATCATGCGAAATGCAGTTTCCATCTGGAGTAATGTGACCCCTCTGATTTTCCAGCAAGTGAAAAGTCAAGATGCAGATatcaagatttctttttgggACTTAG CCCATGGAGATTGTTGGCCCTTTGATGGACCAGGTGGTGTCTTAGGTCATGCCTTTTTACCAAATTCTAGAGCTCCAGGAGTTATCCACTTTGACAGAGGAGAACATTGGTCAACTTCATACAGAG GGTTCAATCTGTTCCTGGTTGCCATTCATGAGCTAGGTCATTCTCTGGGCCTGCTTCACTCCAAGAGTCTGAACTCCATAATGTACCCTAGATATGTGAATCGGGACCCTAGAACCTTCCATCTTGATGGTGATGATATCAAAAGAATCCAGCAACTCTACG GAGAAAGATGTTCATCTGAAATGCCCCAGTGCTGGCACAGAAGAATCATTCAACCTGGGTTTCAGTGGCTTCACTGGAAGACAAAGAACTCAAAGCCTTAA